Proteins encoded within one genomic window of Chitinophaga parva:
- a CDS encoding 3-keto-disaccharide hydrolase yields MKKHLLLAALLLAGVSAAFAQNKLTAQEKKEGFKLLWDGKTSNGWRGAFRQDFPTHGWEMKDGILTVLPSNGGEEGGGGDIVTVDTYSAFELRFQFRLTPGANSGVKYFVTEAEATGGKSAIGLEYQVLDDERHPDAKLGRDGDRTLSSLYDLIPRKNIPAAMKPIGEWNEGRIIVRPDNHVEHWLNGYKMVEYERGSEAYRQLVAISKYKNWKDFGEAKAGHILLQDHGNKVSFRDIRIKTL; encoded by the coding sequence ATGAAGAAACATCTCCTCCTGGCGGCCCTGCTCCTGGCAGGCGTATCCGCTGCATTTGCGCAAAACAAACTGACCGCACAGGAAAAAAAAGAAGGCTTTAAACTGCTGTGGGACGGCAAGACCAGCAATGGCTGGCGGGGCGCCTTCCGGCAAGACTTTCCCACCCACGGCTGGGAAATGAAAGACGGCATCCTCACCGTGTTGCCCAGCAATGGCGGCGAAGAAGGTGGCGGGGGCGACATTGTAACCGTAGATACCTACAGCGCCTTTGAGCTTCGCTTCCAGTTCCGCCTTACTCCCGGGGCCAATAGTGGTGTCAAGTATTTTGTGACCGAAGCTGAAGCTACCGGTGGCAAATCTGCCATAGGCCTGGAATACCAGGTGCTGGACGACGAACGCCACCCGGATGCCAAGCTGGGCCGTGATGGCGACCGCACCCTGAGCTCCCTGTACGACCTCATTCCCCGTAAAAACATTCCCGCGGCCATGAAGCCCATCGGCGAATGGAACGAAGGCCGCATCATTGTGCGCCCGGACAACCACGTTGAGCACTGGCTGAACGGCTACAAAATGGTGGAATACGAGCGCGGCTCCGAAGCCTACCGCCAGCTCGTGGCCATCAGCAAGTACAAGAACTGGAAAGACTTTGGTGAAGCCAAGGCCGGCCACATCCTCCTGCAGGATCATGGCAACAAGGTGTCTTTCCGTGACATCCGCATTAAAACGCTGTAG
- the scpB gene encoding SMC-Scp complex subunit ScpB, whose translation MEISKIIPHIEALIFAADRPLQASDILELLNNAIAFLEDRATPEAVDAAIEAIVEKYSAEFYAFEVRQSGGGYQFLTKKDYYQTVAQLNGDKFLKRLSTAALETLAIIAYRQPVSKGEIEYIRGVSSDYSLQKLLEKELISIAGRSEDLPGKPLLYTTSKAFMDYFGINSPKDLPKLREVFDEEILQPTLVNNEEERAALEEAAAGFLAVSENGELTEEIPEIPEAYLHEHQAKLEIDTSLLEGQNIEGLSEQVATEEETPSANEDVIEDISAEEPEAEEPVEETPEMSEEAEYDADADITAQEAGEDAVRGGSAEDDDFVEDDEDLDAEEDEDDEDDADDDAEDDINEDDFEDDEDDEEEDEDDENGDEDNDKHEV comes from the coding sequence ATGGAAATTTCCAAAATCATTCCCCACATTGAGGCGCTGATCTTTGCGGCAGACCGGCCTTTGCAGGCGTCCGATATCCTGGAACTGCTGAACAATGCCATTGCTTTCCTGGAAGACCGCGCCACGCCCGAGGCGGTGGATGCCGCCATTGAAGCCATCGTGGAGAAATACAGTGCTGAGTTTTACGCATTTGAAGTGCGGCAAAGCGGGGGAGGGTACCAGTTCCTGACCAAGAAAGATTATTACCAGACCGTGGCCCAGCTGAATGGGGACAAGTTCCTGAAACGCTTGTCCACCGCTGCGTTGGAAACACTGGCCATCATCGCTTACCGCCAGCCGGTATCCAAAGGCGAGATTGAATATATCCGTGGGGTGAGCTCCGACTATTCCCTGCAAAAACTACTGGAGAAAGAACTTATTTCCATAGCCGGCCGCAGTGAAGACCTGCCCGGCAAACCGCTGCTCTACACCACTTCCAAAGCCTTTATGGACTATTTCGGGATCAACTCGCCCAAAGACCTACCCAAGCTGCGCGAGGTCTTTGACGAAGAGATCCTGCAACCTACCCTGGTAAACAATGAAGAAGAACGCGCTGCGCTGGAAGAAGCCGCAGCGGGCTTCCTGGCTGTATCAGAAAACGGGGAGCTGACCGAAGAGATCCCGGAGATCCCCGAAGCCTACCTGCATGAACACCAGGCCAAACTGGAAATAGATACCAGCCTGCTGGAAGGACAAAACATTGAAGGCCTCAGCGAGCAGGTGGCAACAGAAGAAGAAACGCCATCCGCCAATGAAGACGTGATCGAAGATATAAGTGCAGAAGAGCCGGAAGCAGAGGAACCGGTAGAAGAAACGCCGGAAATGAGCGAAGAAGCCGAATACGATGCCGATGCCGACATAACTGCCCAGGAAGCCGGTGAAGACGCCGTAAGGGGTGGCAGTGCTGAAGATGACGACTTTGTTGAAGATGATGAAGACCTTGACGCGGAAGAGGATGAAGACGACGAAGATGATGCAGATGATGATGCGGAAGACGATATAAACGAAGATGATTTTGAGGATGATGAAGACGACGAAGAAGAGGATGAGGATGATGAGAACGGGGATGAAGACAACGATAAACATGAAGTATAG
- a CDS encoding cell division protein ZapA: MEELIPMNIVVADRSYRIKMRPEEEEAVRRVMKEVNEKIVEFRQAYAGKDFQDYISMALIMYATHPFTSGGIAQGNASPYLAEKLQHIEQLIDEQLNAQ; encoded by the coding sequence ATGGAAGAACTGATCCCAATGAACATCGTGGTGGCCGACCGCAGCTACCGCATCAAAATGCGGCCGGAAGAAGAAGAAGCCGTGCGCCGTGTGATGAAAGAAGTGAACGAGAAGATCGTGGAGTTTCGCCAGGCCTACGCCGGCAAGGATTTCCAGGACTATATTTCCATGGCACTGATCATGTATGCCACGCATCCCTTCACCAGCGGGGGCATTGCCCAGGGCAATGCATCGCCTTACCTGGCGGAGAAGCTGCAGCACATAGAGCAGCTGATCGATGAGCAATTGAACGCACAGTAG
- a CDS encoding Crp/Fnr family transcriptional regulator, which produces MFKAFEDFMATEVKLRPEEISQLLALATVRKLKRREVLLQEGHICQYKAFILDGLLKTGSVNDSGQEYVLRFNPENSWAVDPLSFSKKVPARFSIDAVERTTVLLWTPSAFEELMTGIPAFKTYMSRLLMDTFYDTHERVKSNISYTSEEKYLDFVNTFPHLLPRLPLHLVAAYLGISRETLSRIRHLQMKRG; this is translated from the coding sequence ATGTTCAAAGCGTTTGAAGATTTTATGGCCACGGAAGTGAAGCTGCGGCCGGAAGAGATCAGCCAGCTCCTGGCACTGGCCACTGTGCGCAAACTGAAGCGCCGGGAAGTGCTGCTGCAGGAGGGCCACATCTGCCAGTACAAGGCTTTTATACTGGACGGCCTGCTGAAGACCGGCTCCGTGAATGACAGCGGGCAGGAATATGTGCTGCGCTTCAATCCGGAAAACAGCTGGGCGGTGGATCCGCTGAGCTTCAGTAAAAAGGTGCCCGCCCGCTTCAGCATAGACGCGGTAGAGCGCACCACCGTACTGCTGTGGACACCATCCGCCTTTGAGGAGCTGATGACCGGTATCCCGGCTTTCAAAACCTATATGAGCAGGCTGCTGATGGACACCTTTTATGACACCCACGAGCGGGTGAAATCCAATATCAGCTACACCTCGGAGGAAAAATACCTGGATTTTGTAAATACCTTCCCCCACCTGCTGCCCCGCCTGCCCCTGCACCTGGTAGCCGCTTACCTGGGCATTTCCCGGGAAACCCTGAGCCGCATCCGCCACCTGCAGATGAAACGGGGGTAG
- the rny gene encoding ribonuclease Y gives MDLITVIAAVVALGVGILLGKIIFNKNTQQKIADAEAQAQKLLSEAQLQAEAAKKDRMLEAKEKFLQLKSEHEKEVLLRNQKVLEAENRVKQKEQSITSKTEQLEKKLAENETIKENLNRQIEVVNIKRSELEKHQEEHIRRLEKVAGLTAEEARHQLVESLKEEARSQALSHIQEIIEDAKLKANKEAKKIIIQSIQRTAAEQTIENAITVFNLESDEIKGQIIGREGRNIRAIEAATGVDLIVDDTPEAIVLSSFDPLRREIARLSLQRLVQDGRIHPARIEEVVEKTKKQLEEQVMDIGERTVIELGIHGLHKELVRLVGKMRFRSSYGQNLLMHSKETANLCGIMAAELGLNPKLAKRAGLLHDIGKVPDEETELSHALLGAKLAEKYGEHAAVVNAIGAHHDEMEMAYVISPIVQACDAISGARPGARREIMQSYLQRIKDLENLAVAYDGVEKAYAIQAGRELRVIVESDKVTDNDADRLSFEIATKIQTEMQYPGQIKVTVIREKRAVNIAR, from the coding sequence ATGGACTTAATAACCGTGATAGCGGCTGTCGTTGCACTGGGAGTAGGGATCCTGCTGGGCAAGATCATCTTTAACAAGAATACCCAACAGAAAATAGCCGATGCCGAAGCGCAGGCACAGAAACTCCTCTCCGAAGCACAATTACAGGCAGAGGCCGCCAAGAAAGACCGCATGCTGGAAGCGAAAGAAAAATTCCTGCAACTGAAATCCGAGCACGAAAAAGAAGTGCTGCTACGCAACCAGAAAGTACTTGAAGCGGAGAACCGCGTTAAACAAAAGGAACAAAGCATCACCAGCAAGACCGAGCAACTGGAAAAGAAACTTGCTGAAAATGAAACGATCAAGGAAAACCTGAACCGCCAGATCGAAGTAGTGAATATCAAGCGTTCCGAATTGGAAAAACACCAGGAAGAGCACATCCGCCGCCTGGAAAAAGTAGCCGGCCTCACCGCCGAAGAAGCCCGTCACCAACTGGTGGAAAGCCTCAAGGAAGAAGCCCGCAGCCAGGCCCTCTCCCACATCCAGGAGATCATTGAGGATGCCAAGCTGAAAGCCAACAAGGAAGCCAAAAAGATCATTATACAATCCATCCAGCGCACCGCCGCCGAGCAGACCATTGAGAACGCCATCACCGTGTTCAACCTGGAAAGTGACGAGATCAAGGGCCAGATCATTGGCCGTGAAGGCCGTAACATCCGCGCCATTGAAGCGGCTACCGGTGTAGACCTGATCGTGGATGACACCCCCGAAGCAATTGTACTTTCCTCCTTTGACCCGCTGCGCCGTGAAATAGCCCGCCTGTCCCTGCAACGCCTGGTACAGGATGGCCGTATACACCCTGCCCGTATTGAAGAAGTGGTAGAAAAGACCAAGAAACAACTGGAAGAACAGGTAATGGACATTGGTGAGCGCACCGTGATAGAACTGGGTATCCATGGCCTGCACAAGGAGCTGGTACGCCTGGTAGGTAAGATGCGTTTCCGCTCTTCCTACGGCCAGAACCTGCTCATGCACTCCAAAGAAACCGCTAACCTGTGCGGCATCATGGCGGCAGAACTTGGACTGAACCCCAAGCTGGCCAAACGCGCCGGCCTGCTGCACGATATTGGTAAAGTACCCGATGAAGAAACAGAACTGAGCCACGCCCTGCTGGGTGCCAAGCTGGCGGAGAAATATGGCGAGCACGCCGCCGTAGTGAACGCCATTGGCGCGCACCACGATGAAATGGAAATGGCCTACGTGATCTCCCCCATTGTACAGGCTTGTGACGCCATCAGCGGCGCCCGTCCCGGTGCACGCCGTGAGATCATGCAGAGCTACCTGCAGCGCATCAAGGACCTGGAAAACCTGGCCGTTGCGTACGATGGTGTGGAAAAAGCCTATGCGATCCAGGCCGGCCGTGAACTGCGCGTGATCGTAGAAAGCGACAAGGTGACCGACAATGATGCGGACCGCCTGAGCTTTGAAATTGCCACCAAGATCCAGACGGAAATGCAATACCCCGGCCAGATCAAGGTAACCGTGATCCGCGAAAAGAGAGCGGTGAACATTGCGAGATAA
- a CDS encoding SDR family oxidoreductase yields MRVFITGASGFIGSAVVDEMVRAGHTVTGLARSEEGAAIITRLGGQVHRGDIDNHASVLEAVAASDGVIHCAFNHDFSKYKENSEADRRLIEAMGQVLAGTDRPLVVTSGTGASAQRGQIRVEDDPFRAPSAVMPRMASDEAADAVAAKGVKASIVRLPPAVHNTERLGFVSVLIEHARQTGVSAYVGDGQNRWPAVHRLDAAKVFALAFEKAAKGVSYQAVGDEGIPVRQVAELVGQGLGLPVKSMTQEEANAHFGWFGFFAGADLPASSKLTQAWLGWKPVHPGLIEDLQHAAQFKK; encoded by the coding sequence ATGCGCGTTTTTATTACAGGAGCTTCCGGTTTTATAGGCTCCGCCGTTGTGGACGAAATGGTCCGCGCCGGCCATACGGTAACAGGCCTGGCCCGTTCTGAAGAAGGGGCTGCCATCATCACCCGCCTGGGAGGCCAGGTGCACCGCGGTGATATTGATAACCATGCCTCTGTGCTGGAAGCAGTAGCGGCGTCAGACGGGGTGATCCACTGTGCCTTTAACCACGATTTTTCTAAATACAAGGAAAATTCCGAGGCAGACCGCCGCCTCATTGAGGCGATGGGCCAGGTCCTGGCCGGCACAGACCGCCCGCTGGTGGTAACTTCCGGCACCGGTGCATCTGCCCAGCGCGGGCAGATCCGCGTAGAGGACGATCCTTTCCGCGCCCCATCTGCTGTGATGCCCCGCATGGCTTCAGACGAAGCGGCGGATGCCGTGGCAGCGAAGGGGGTAAAGGCGTCTATTGTGCGCCTGCCACCCGCGGTGCATAATACGGAGCGCCTGGGATTTGTGTCCGTATTGATTGAACATGCCCGCCAGACAGGTGTTTCCGCCTACGTGGGCGATGGGCAGAACCGCTGGCCGGCCGTACACCGGCTGGATGCGGCAAAAGTGTTTGCCCTGGCCTTTGAAAAAGCCGCCAAAGGCGTGTCTTACCAGGCGGTGGGGGATGAAGGCATTCCGGTGCGCCAGGTAGCGGAACTGGTAGGGCAGGGGCTGGGCCTCCCCGTAAAGTCCATGACGCAGGAGGAGGCCAATGCCCACTTTGGCTGGTTTGGCTTTTTTGCCGGGGCAGATCTCCCCGCCTCCAGCAAGCTTACGCAGGCGTGGCTGGGCTGGAAGCCCGTGCACCCGGGCCTTATCGAGGACTTGCAGCACGCTGCCCAGTTTAAAAAATAA
- a CDS encoding ABC transporter permease — MIKNYFKTALRSLLNNKVFSLINIAGLAIGTICCLYIIAYVTDQYSYDRHHRQVADIYRVNSLLGITSGESEKASCSPPIGPAMKLELPEVLEYTRVVPTERLGAKQHLLHYQDKSLYEKAAVYADSTFFNVFTYHFVYGDNRHALDAPYTVVLKKSLSDKLFGETNPVGKVIEIDNAYGRHGFKVTGVVDDRLGKSHIQSAIFMAMNSGGMGSVTYNSTSWAAYNYVATYVKLHHGAAAAALERKLPAFLQLHGAAQLKEMGMKKELHLQPVTSIHTTGGYDNELSKTVSSTFLKMLLLIAVLIQVIACINFMNLTTARASRRAKEVGVRKIIGAGMNDLVKQFLGESLLLSLVAMLLALPVLALVRPFLNAVTRADISMSFMADYRFVLLLLGITIITGLLAGSYPAFYLSAFKPINTIKGQLNNHISAAGIRRLLVVFQFVLSIVFISAIVVIYFQLSYIRHKDLGFEKQQRLVFNFYTDDSKGRIPAFMNDLQQLSEVKSATMADNYPGQVISKDWPYYLEGKDPASSNDVAFIFSDENFAKTMGIRLLSGRDFRAGDSGRALVNEAFCKVLGLDPLTAVGKRLYPKDYQGEPGNFLEIAGVLKDFNYTSLHTEVKPFMLRYQPEYGKDIVVVSTSSVDYSGLLDKVAAIWQRDFPTVPFTYSFLDEDVQRQYETETTLSGIINLFTFIAIFLSCLGLFGLSVFDTEQRRKEIGIRKVLGASMSGLVMLLSKDFLKLIGISFVIALPFAWWIMSRWLDAFPYRVSLSWWMFALAGAGALLIAFGTISFQAIKGALANPINNIKAE, encoded by the coding sequence ATGATCAAAAACTATTTCAAGACGGCCTTGCGGAGTTTGTTGAACAATAAAGTATTCAGCCTGATCAACATCGCTGGCCTGGCTATCGGTACCATTTGTTGCCTTTACATAATTGCCTATGTGACCGATCAATATAGTTACGACCGGCACCACCGGCAGGTAGCAGACATTTACCGCGTAAATTCTTTACTGGGCATCACGTCCGGTGAATCGGAAAAGGCGTCTTGTTCTCCGCCCATAGGCCCTGCCATGAAACTGGAGCTGCCCGAAGTGCTGGAATACACGCGCGTAGTGCCCACAGAACGACTGGGAGCCAAGCAGCACCTGCTGCACTACCAGGATAAAAGCCTGTACGAAAAGGCGGCCGTTTATGCCGATTCCACTTTCTTCAATGTTTTCACTTATCATTTTGTATACGGCGACAACCGACACGCACTGGACGCACCTTATACCGTGGTGCTCAAGAAATCCTTGTCAGACAAGCTGTTTGGCGAAACCAACCCCGTGGGCAAGGTCATTGAAATTGACAATGCCTACGGCCGTCATGGGTTTAAGGTGACGGGCGTAGTGGACGACCGGCTGGGAAAGTCACATATCCAGTCCGCCATTTTCATGGCCATGAACAGTGGGGGCATGGGCAGCGTTACCTACAACAGCACCTCCTGGGCGGCTTACAACTACGTGGCCACGTATGTGAAGCTACACCACGGTGCAGCTGCGGCTGCGCTGGAAAGGAAGCTGCCGGCATTCTTACAGCTCCATGGCGCCGCGCAGCTGAAGGAGATGGGCATGAAAAAAGAGTTGCACCTGCAGCCGGTTACCAGTATCCATACCACCGGAGGCTACGACAATGAACTGAGTAAGACGGTGAGTAGCACTTTCCTCAAAATGTTGTTGCTCATCGCCGTGCTGATACAGGTGATTGCCTGCATTAACTTCATGAACCTTACTACCGCCCGTGCATCCCGCAGGGCCAAGGAAGTAGGCGTGCGCAAGATCATTGGCGCCGGTATGAACGACCTGGTAAAACAATTCCTGGGAGAATCATTGCTGCTATCGCTGGTCGCCATGTTGCTGGCGCTGCCGGTATTGGCGCTGGTGCGGCCTTTCCTCAATGCTGTGACCCGGGCAGACATCAGCATGTCCTTCATGGCAGACTACCGCTTTGTGTTGCTGCTGCTGGGTATTACCATCATTACGGGTTTGCTGGCGGGCAGTTATCCCGCATTTTATTTATCTGCCTTCAAGCCGATCAATACCATCAAAGGACAGCTTAATAATCATATTTCTGCCGCCGGCATCCGCCGCCTGCTGGTGGTGTTCCAGTTTGTGCTGTCCATTGTGTTTATTTCCGCCATTGTAGTGATCTATTTCCAGCTCAGTTATATCCGGCACAAGGACCTCGGTTTTGAAAAGCAGCAGCGGCTGGTGTTCAATTTTTATACGGACGATTCAAAGGGTAGGATTCCGGCCTTTATGAATGACCTTCAGCAACTGTCTGAAGTGAAATCTGCTACCATGGCGGATAATTATCCGGGGCAGGTGATCAGCAAGGACTGGCCTTACTACCTGGAAGGCAAAGACCCTGCAAGCAGCAACGACGTAGCCTTCATCTTTTCCGATGAGAACTTTGCAAAGACCATGGGCATCCGCCTGCTCTCCGGGCGTGATTTCCGGGCGGGTGATTCCGGCAGGGCGCTGGTCAATGAAGCGTTCTGCAAAGTGCTGGGCCTGGACCCGTTGACAGCGGTGGGAAAACGCCTGTACCCGAAAGATTACCAGGGCGAACCGGGCAACTTCCTGGAAATAGCCGGCGTGTTGAAAGACTTCAATTACACCTCCCTGCACACGGAGGTAAAACCTTTTATGCTGCGATACCAGCCGGAATACGGGAAAGATATCGTGGTGGTGAGTACCAGCAGCGTTGATTACAGTGGCCTGCTGGACAAGGTAGCCGCCATCTGGCAGCGCGATTTTCCCACCGTACCGTTCACCTATTCATTCCTCGACGAAGATGTGCAGCGCCAGTATGAAACAGAAACCACCCTGTCTGGCATCATCAACCTGTTCACCTTCATTGCTATCTTCCTTTCCTGCCTTGGATTGTTTGGGTTGTCTGTGTTTGATACGGAACAACGCCGCAAAGAGATCGGGATCAGGAAAGTGCTGGGTGCAAGTATGTCGGGGCTGGTGATGTTATTATCCAAAGACTTTTTAAAACTGATCGGTATTTCCTTTGTCATAGCGCTGCCCTTTGCCTGGTGGATCATGAGCAGGTGGCTGGATGCGTTCCCGTACCGGGTAAGCCTTAGCTGGTGGATGTTTGCGCTGGCGGGCGCTGGTGCCTTGCTCATTGCGTTTGGCACTATCAGTTTCCAGGCTATTAAGGGCGCGCTGGCCAACCCGATCAACAATATCAAAGCAGAATAA
- the atpG gene encoding ATP synthase F1 subunit gamma, translating to MSGQLKEVRNRIKSVTSTQQITKAMKMVSVAKLRRAQDAIIQMRPYALKLQEMLQNIVSNSEGDIDLALAANRPVEKVLIVLITSDRGACGAYNSNLIKLARTTIREKYAEQFAKGQVTIMPIGKKGYEFFQKNGGYKTIDNYWHLFSSFSFENVKQAAAVAMEGFMKGEFDAVEIVYSHFKNAGTQIFMAEQFLPIAKVENTQAPAGKKKAIKADFIFEPAKDTLVAELMPMILNTQFFKAMLDANASEHGARMTAMDKATENANELLRSLKLSYNRARQAAITTELTEIVSGAAALVS from the coding sequence ATGTCCGGACAACTGAAAGAAGTTCGTAACCGTATAAAATCTGTAACATCTACCCAGCAGATCACCAAAGCCATGAAAATGGTGAGCGTGGCCAAATTGCGCCGCGCCCAGGATGCCATCATCCAGATGCGGCCCTATGCGCTGAAGCTGCAGGAAATGCTCCAAAACATTGTAAGCAACAGCGAAGGTGATATTGACCTGGCACTGGCTGCAAACCGCCCTGTCGAAAAGGTCCTGATCGTGCTGATCACTTCCGACCGTGGCGCCTGCGGTGCTTATAACTCCAACCTGATCAAACTGGCCCGAACCACCATCCGCGAGAAATACGCAGAACAATTTGCCAAAGGCCAGGTAACCATAATGCCCATCGGTAAGAAAGGGTATGAGTTCTTCCAGAAGAACGGCGGTTACAAGACCATCGACAACTACTGGCACCTTTTCTCCAGCTTTAGCTTTGAAAATGTAAAACAGGCCGCCGCAGTGGCTATGGAAGGCTTCATGAAAGGTGAATTTGACGCCGTGGAGATCGTATACAGCCACTTCAAGAATGCTGGTACCCAGATCTTTATGGCAGAACAGTTCCTGCCCATTGCCAAAGTGGAAAATACACAAGCACCTGCCGGCAAAAAGAAAGCCATCAAGGCAGACTTCATCTTTGAACCTGCCAAGGATACCCTGGTAGCCGAGCTGATGCCCATGATCCTGAACACCCAGTTCTTCAAGGCCATGCTGGATGCCAACGCTTCTGAACATGGCGCCCGCATGACGGCCATGGACAAAGCCACTGAAAACGCCAACGAACTGCTGCGCAGCCTTAAACTGTCTTACAACCGTGCCCGCCAGGCCGCCATCACCACGGAACTTACGGAGATCGTAAGCGGTGCCGCCGCCCTGGTAAGCTAA